In the Triticum urartu cultivar G1812 unplaced genomic scaffold, Tu2.1 TuUngrouped_contig_5718, whole genome shotgun sequence genome, one interval contains:
- the LOC125529599 gene encoding sodium/hydrogen exchanger 2-like: protein MMGLGLGDPPADYASIMAVGLFVALMCICIIVGHLLEENRWMNESTTALLLGLGAGTVILFASSGKNSRLMVFSEDLFFIYLLPPIIFNAGFQVKKKQFFRNFMTITLFAVVGTLISFSIISLGAMGLISRLNIGSLELGDYLALGAIFSATDSVCTLQVLNQDETPFLYSLVFGEGVVNDATSVVLFNAIQNFDLGNFSSLKFLQFIGNFLYLFGASTFLGVASGLLSAYVIKKLYFGRHSTDREVAIMMLMAYLSYMLAELLDLSGILTVFFCGIVMSHYTWHNVTESSRVTTKHAFATLSFISETFLFLYVGMDALDIEKWKIVSETYSPMKSIGLSSIIVALVLVARAAFVFPLSYLSNLTKTTPGEKISIRQQVIIWWAGLMRGAVSIALAYNKFAKSGHTQLPSNAIMITSTIIIVLFSTIVFGLLTKPLIRLLIPARHLTREVSALSEPSSPKSFLEQLPGNGPETDLENAVSIRRPTSLRMLLASPTRSVHHYWRKFDNAFMRPVFGGRGFVPFVPGSPTESSVPLLAHGSEN from the exons ATGATGGGGCTGGGGCTGGGCGACCCGCCGGCGGATTACGCCTCCATCATGGCGGTGGGGTTGTTCGTCGCGCTCATGTGCATCTGCATCATCGTCGGCCACCTCCTCGAGGAGAATCGCTGGATGAACGAGTCCACCACCGCGCTCTTGCTT GGGCTGGGCGCCGGCACGGTCATCCTCTTCGCGTCCAGCGGGAAAAACTCGCGCTTAATGGTCTTCAGCGAGGATTTGTTCTTCATCTATCTGCTCCCACCCATCATTTTTAATGCAGG GTTCCAAGTGAAGAAGAAACAATTCTTCCGCAACTTCATGACTATTACATTGTTTGCTGTAGTTGGGACCTTGATCTCCTTCAGTATAATATCCCTTG GTGCGATGGGGCTAATATCAAGGCTGAACATAGGCTCCCTTGAGCTTGGAGACTACCTCG CACTTGGGGCAATATTCTCGGCAACGGACTCTGTTTGCACCTTGCAGGTGTTAAACCAAGATGAGACACCCTTCTTGTACAGTTTGGTGTTTGGTGAAGGTGTTGTTAATGATGCGACATCAGTTGTGTTGTTCAATGCAATCCAGAACTTTGATCTTGGAAATTTCAGTAGCCTCAAATTCTTACAGTTCATTGGAAATTTCCTCTATCTATTCGGCGCCAGCACCTTTCTTGGAGTAGCT AGTGGACTTCTCAGTGCTTATGTCATCAAGAAACTGTACTTTGGCAG GCACTCCACTGATCGTGAAGTTGCTATTATGATGCTCATGGCTTATTTATCTTACATGCTGGCTGAA TTGCTTGATTTGAGTGGTATTCTCACGGTTTTCTTCTGTGGTATTGTAATGTCACACTATACCTGGCACAATGTAACAGAGAGTTCCAGGGTCACAACCAA GCATGCCTTCGCCACGTTGTCATTCATCTCTGAGACGTTTCTCTTTCTCTATGTTGGCATGGATGCATTGGATATAGAGAAGTGGAAGATTGTTAGTGAAACATATAG CCCAATGAAATCTATTGGCTTGAGCTCCATTATTGTGGCGTTGGTACTGGTTGCAAGAGCTGCATTTGTTTTCCCACTATCTTATCTCTCCAATTTGACCAAAACAACTCCAGGGGAGAAGATCTCTATTAGGCAGCAA GTTATTATTTGGTGGGCGGGTCTCATGAGAGGTGCCGTGTCAATTGCATTGGCCTACAATAAG TTTGCAAAATCAGGGCACACTCAGCTCCCTAGCAATGCTATCATGATCACCAGTACAATAATTATTGTTCTTTTCAGCACAATT GTCTTTGGGCTACTGACTAAGCCATTGATCAGACTCCTGATTCCAGCGAGGCACCTCACTAGGGAAGTGAGTGCCCTTTCTGAGCCATCCAGCCCGAAGTCCTTCCTTGAACAGCTGCCCGGGAATGGGCCTGAGACGGATCTCGAGAATGCTGTGAGCATACGCCGCCCGACGAGTCTCCGGATGCTCCTGGCGAGTCCAACACGGTCAGTCCACCACTACTGGCGCAAGTTTGACAACGCCTTCATGCGGCCGGTGTTCGGAGGTCGAGGCTTCGTCCCATTTGTCCCTGGATCTCCCACCGAAAGCAGTGTACCATTACTAGCCCATGGAAGTGAGAACTAG